Proteins encoded within one genomic window of Flavobacterium sp. NG2:
- a CDS encoding UDP-2,3-diacylglucosamine diphosphatase, producing the protein MTSNKKIYFASDQHFGAPTAELSLPREKKFVAWLDEVKQDAEAIFLLGDLFDFWFEYKTVVPKGFVRVLGKLAEISDSGIPIYFFVGNHDLWMHDYFQKELKIPVYHDNQEFTFGGKTFLIGHGDGKGPGDMGYKRMKKVFTNPFSKWLFRWLHPDIGVRLAQYLSVKNKLISGADDVKFLGEDNEWLILYAKRKLETKHYNYLIFGHRHLPMIHPVGENADYVNLGDWITYFTYGVFDGENFELKEYH; encoded by the coding sequence ATGACAAGTAATAAGAAAATATATTTCGCTTCCGACCAACATTTTGGAGCACCTACAGCCGAATTAAGTTTGCCACGCGAAAAGAAATTTGTTGCTTGGTTAGACGAAGTAAAGCAAGATGCCGAAGCTATTTTTTTATTGGGTGATTTATTCGATTTTTGGTTCGAATATAAAACTGTTGTCCCTAAAGGTTTTGTGCGTGTTTTAGGCAAACTAGCTGAAATTAGCGACAGCGGTATTCCTATATACTTTTTCGTAGGAAACCACGATTTGTGGATGCATGATTATTTCCAAAAAGAATTGAAAATCCCAGTGTATCACGATAATCAAGAATTCACTTTTGGAGGTAAAACTTTTTTGATTGGTCATGGTGACGGAAAAGGTCCTGGTGACATGGGATACAAACGCATGAAAAAAGTATTTACCAATCCGTTTTCAAAATGGTTGTTCCGCTGGTTACATCCCGATATTGGCGTACGATTGGCACAATATTTATCGGTAAAAAATAAATTAATTTCTGGTGCTGATGATGTTAAATTCTTAGGCGAAGACAACGAATGGCTTATTTTATATGCCAAACGAAAACTGGAAACCAAGCACTACAACTACCTCATCTTTGGACACCGCCACTTACCAATGATTCATCCTGTGGGCGAAAATGCTGATTATGTGAATCTAGGTGATTGGATTACTTACTTTACGTATGGCGTTTTTGATGGTGAAAATTTCGAATTAAAAGAATACCACTAA
- a CDS encoding 6-carboxytetrahydropterin synthase has protein sequence MSNIRITKQFSFETGHALYGYDGKCKNVHGHSYKLSVTVMGRPITDRSHVKFGMVIDFSDLKKIVKEEIVDQFDHATVFNETTPHIELAKELKNRGHHVILVDYQPTSENMVIDFSNRIKGRLPEGIELFSLKLQETDSSFAEWFASDNL, from the coding sequence ATGAGCAACATTAGAATCACCAAACAATTTAGTTTCGAAACCGGTCACGCCCTTTATGGATATGATGGAAAATGTAAAAATGTTCACGGTCATAGTTATAAATTGTCGGTAACCGTAATGGGGCGCCCTATTACTGATCGTTCTCATGTGAAATTTGGAATGGTGATTGACTTCTCTGATTTGAAAAAAATCGTAAAAGAAGAAATCGTTGATCAATTTGATCATGCCACTGTTTTCAACGAAACCACACCTCATATAGAATTAGCCAAAGAATTAAAAAACCGTGGTCATCATGTCATTTTGGTAGATTATCAGCCTACAAGTGAAAATATGGTTATTGATTTTTCAAATAGAATTAAGGGACGTTTACCTGAAGGAATTGAGTTATTTTCGCTAAAATTACAAGAAACAGATTCATCATTTGCAGAATGGTTTGCTAGTGATAATCTATAA